The Agrobacterium vitis sequence ACCATGATCGGCGGTGGCGCGATGTCGCCTGCCTGGTGCCAGATCTTCGCGGATGTTCTGGGCGTCCAGATCCGCCAGCCGCATGATCCGATGAAGGCCAATGCACGCGGTGCGGCCTTCATCGGGGCTGTGGGTCTCGGCCTCATACAGTTCGACGAGGTCGCGCGGCATGTGGTGATCGACAGGATTTACGATCCCGATCCGGCAACGCAGCGGCTCTATGACGAGCGCTTCGGTATCTTCACGGAACTCCATCGGCGCCTAGCGCCGCTTTACAAACGTCTAAACGGATCAAAGGGCAAGATTCATGGCTAAATTCATGGCCCAGCGGCAGGAAATTGCCGATATGAGCCGCTATTTCGCGGATAATGGCTATTTTGCTGGAACCGGCGGCAATATCGGCGTCCGCGTCGACAGAAAATTGATGGCGGTTACTCCCTCGGCCTCCGACTACTACACGGTCGAGGCGAAAGACGTGGTGATCCTCGATATCGAGACCCTCGACATTGTCGAGGGCGACAAGACACCGACCATTGAAAAAGGACTGCATGCCAGGATGCTCCTTATGCATCCTAACCGTCATGCCAGTGTTCATACACACCAGCCCATCGCAAGCGCCGTCGCGCTGCTACATGAAAAACTGCCCTGGCCAAGGGGCAGCGATCTCAACGAGCTTGGTCCCCACGTCGCGCTTATTCCCTACAGACCGTCGGGCACGGGAATGCTGGCTAAAATTTTTGCGAAATCTCTGCGGCCCGACATCTTTGCGTATCTTCTGGCCAGTCACGGCGTCATCTGTGCGGGGGCCGATCTCAAAACCGCTGCGGGCATGATCCGCAAAATCGAAGCCGCTGCCGCCGCCCATCTGCGCGAACGCATCAACAAACACGTCAATCTGGATCGGCAACTCCAGGCGTTCATTCTGAACGTTCTGGACAAGGCTGAGACCAAGGGAGCTTGAAATGAACATGGCAGCTCGTAACTCGGAACTTTCCTACAGCATTAGTGCCTGGCCGGATAACAAAGATCTCATGGACCGGCTGAATGCCCTGCTCAAGCAGCCGCCAAAGGGCATTTCCAAGGCCAACATGCCCAAGGTGCTCGATTATTTCGAACAGAAATGTCAGACATCCAAGGCCTGGGCTGCACGGGCGGCTGAGGTTATTCCGGGTGGTGTCCAGCATAACCTCGCCTTCAATTATCCGTTTCCCATTGCGGCCACCAAAGTCGATGGCGCCTATATGTGGGATGCGGACGGCAATCGCTATACCGATTTTCTGCAGGCGGGCGGACCGACATTGCTTGGCTCCAACTATCTGCCGGTGCGCGAAAAAGTGCATCAACTGATCGATGAATGCGGTCCGGTGACGGGCCTCCTTCACGAATACGAATTCAAGCTCGCCGAGATCATCCGCAAATTTATGCCGGGCATTGAAATGTTCCGCATGCTCGGTTCCGGCACGGAAGCCTGCATGGGTGCTATCCGCTTAGCCCGCGCCCATACCGGCAAAAAATGGGTGATCAAGGTTGGCGGCGACTATCATGGCTGGAGCGACCAGATGGTCTATGGCATGCGTGTTCCAGGCACCGGTCGGCGCGAAGCAACGGGCATTCCGAAAGGTGTCACGGGTTATACTCAGGAAGTCTTCCCCAATGAGATTGGTACGCTCCGGCGCAAGCTGTTGCTGAACCGTATTCGCGGCGGCACGGCAGCGGTTATTCTTGAACCTCTGGGGCCAGAAAGCGGCACGCGGCCTGTGACGCCCGAATACAACCGCGAAGTTCGCAAACTCTGCGACGAATTTGGCGCCTTGCTGATTTTCGATGAGGTCGTTACCGGTTTTCGTGTCGGCATGGGTGGCGCACAAGGCTATTTCAACGTGAAGCCTGATATTACCGTGTTCGGCAAGTGCCTCACCGGTGGCTATCTGATGGCAGGCGGTATTGGCGGTCGCAAGGACATCATGATGACGTTGGTCGGGGGTATCGGCACCTCGAGCAAGCGCGCCTTCGTCGGCGGCACGCTTTCGGCCAATCCGCTGTCTTGCGTTGCTGGTTATTATGCGATCGAGGAAATGGCGCGCACCAATGCGCCGGTTGTTGCCGGACGAGCTGGCGACCGGCTGGCCAAGGGCTTGAAGGAAATTCTCAACCGGCTCGGCCTTCCCTATGTGGTCTACAATATGGGCTCCATCGTTCATCTCCAAACGTCCGCTGTGCTGTTGATGAGCATGCGCAACCCGATCAAGCTGATGCGCGAGGCCAATCCCCGTAAACACCTGATGGAAGAGATGGGGGCAGCCTATATGGCCCACGGCATCCTGACCCTGGCGGGTAGCCGCATCTATACCAGTATGGCGGACACCGATGAGGTGATCGACGATGCCCTTGAGCGTTTTGAAACCGTTTTCCGTTTGGTGTGACATGCTTATGAAAGTCAACACTGCATATATCGAGACGGCTCTGGGCCGGGCGGCGGCCCGTCTTGCGGGAAAAGGGCTTCTCAAACCGGGCGATTTGCTGTCGCAGCGGATTCCCGAACAAAATGCCTTTGTGGCTGTCCGGATCAACTCCGGACAGGACGTGCCCGATGAATTCGAATGGACAAGCCTTTCCGCGACACCGGGCCTTTCCGCGCCGCCGCGGGACTTGCATCACCGCGTCTATCAGGCACGGCCGGATGTGGGAGCCATAGCCTCCGGCGGCTTGACCTGGACATCAGCACTGGCGCGCCTCGATCTTTCCCTACCGGCGGTGTTCGATGAGCAGATCCGTCACCTCGGCCTCGAGGCAAAACGTTTAGGCATGTGTTCGACCGATGACCCGACGAAGGCCTTGTCGAACGGCGCCAACGCCTATTGCCTTGATGACATGGCGCTGTGCTTCGGCATGGGGCTTGAGCGCCTGCTGCTGAATATCGAAATTCTGGAAAAATGTGCGGAATGCTTCATTCTTGCGCACAGTGCCACGGTCAAGGTCAAGCAGATCCCGTGGCTGATCAGGTTCGTTGCCAATGGCCGGTTGAAGAAAGATCAGAAAGAAGCCGCAGCCCGGCATCTTCGTGGGGAACGATCAATCATGAAGGCTGGATACTGACTAAAGCGCGACAGAAGCAGTCATCATCAGGCGTATAAGCTGCTGTCATGTCGCGCCCCGATACCATTGCCCCAATACCAGTACCAATGGGAGGAGAAATTGGTGCAGCAAAATTTTGGAGACTTTCAAAATGAGATCTATCTTGCCGGGTTGAGTGGCAAGATGCCACTCTTGCCCGTGGATTTCGCCGGTTTGGAGACACAGGCGAGAGAGGCGATGTCGCCCTCCGTCTGGAGTTATGTCTCCGGTGGCTGTGGCGATGAGTTCACCCAGCGCAACAATGTGGAGGCATTCAACGGTTATGGTATCGTTCCGCGCATGTGCAACGGCGCGGCAAAGCGTGACCTGAGCGTTCCTCTGTTCGGCAGGACATTGCCAGCTCCGGTCTTTCTGAGCCCGATCGGTGTGATTGGCCTTTGCTCCGCCGACAATCATGGTGATCTGCGTGTGGCCGAAGCGGCCGCGAAAACCGGCGTGCCGATGATGGCTTCGACGCTATCGCAGGATCCGATGGAAGACGTTGCCAAAGCGCTCGGTGATGCGCCCGGTTACTTCCAACTCTATACGCCCCGTGACCGTGATCTTGCCTTGAGCTTCATTTCGCGGGCGGAAAACGCCGGATTTGAAGCCTTGGTCGTGACACTGGATACCTGGGTGACAGGCTGGCGACCGCGTGACCTGAACTCCGCCAACTTTCCGCAGCTGCGGGGGCTTTGCCTTGCCAATTATGTCAGTGATCCCTATTTTACCAAACGGCTGAAGAAGCCCGTTGCGGAGGATCCGGCTGCGGCGATCTTCGAGTGGGTGAATATATTCGGCCACATCATGACATGGGAGGATCTGAAATGGATCCGGGAGGCAACACGTCTGCCCATCGTCCTGAAGGGAATTTGCCACCCGGATGATGCGCGCCGCGCAGCCGATACCGGCATTGACGCAATCCAATGTTCCAACCATGGCGGGCGGCAGGCCAATGGCGGGATCGCGGCGATTTCCATGCTGAACGATGTTATTCGGGCAGTCCCGGATATCCCCGTCCTGTTCGATTCGGGGGTCCGAAGCGGTACCGATGTTGCCAAAGCGCTGGCGATGGGGGCGGCGGCCGTGGGTATTGGCCGTTCCTACGCTTATGCGCTGGCGGCTGGCGGCACCGAAGGCGTCGTGCACCATTTACGATGCATGCTGGCGGAATCCGATCTTCTCATGGCTGTCAATGGTTATCCTGCGATTGCCGACCTCAGAAATGCAGGGGTCCGTCAGACGCGTTAAACCGCTTCGATCCTAAACACGGCGTCCACGTGGCGCTGCCTGTTTTCTTTGTGACAAAGCACGATCTGAGCCGGGTCTTTTGCGGTCATTTTTTGATCAGCTCAGGCCAAGCCGGAATCAGCATATTTCGAACCGTTTCTTCTATCTGTTACGATCATACCCATAAGAAAAACAGGGGTTCAGAATGCAAGAGACCATGCTCGTCACGGGCGGGAGCGGATTCGTTGCCAGCCATCTCATTCTTCAACTTCTTGAAATGGATGCCACTGTGCATACCACGGTCAGAAGCCTGCGCAATGTGGCCAAGACCAGGCCGTTGACCGATATGCAGGCCCGCTTTCCGGGGAAGTTGAAGCTCTATGAGGCTGATCTTCTGACCCCTGGTTCTTTCGATGCCGCAATGGCTGGCTGCTCGATTGTTTTTCACGTCGCATCGCCTTTCAAGCTGCCGGAAAAAATCAAGGACGGACAGCGTGAAATGGTGGAACCTGCCCTTCAAGGCACCCGCAATGTTCTTGGCAGCGTCAACAGGACTGAAAGTGTCCGGCGCGTGGTGATGACATCGACGATTGGCGCGATTTTTGGCGATTATATCGACGTCCGGTCGATGAAGAATAACACGGTTGCCGAGGAATATTTCAATACGTCGAGCAATGTTCAAAACAATCCATACCATTTTTCCAAGGTTCTGGCGGAAAAGGAAGCCTGGAAAATCCAGAGGGAGCAAAACCGATGGAGCCTGACGACCATCAATCCCGGCATGGTCCTCGGCCCTTCCTTGACGCCCGCCTCCGAATCCGGCTCGCTCTTTCTGCTGGACGAGATGTTCAAGGGATATTTTTTCTACGGCATGCCGGACCTCAGTCTCGCATGTGTGGATGTTCGCGACGTGGCGCAGGCGCACATCCGGGCGGCGCTGAACCCTGACGCAAAGGGGCGTTATATTCTCGCGGAAAACCATACCCGGACCTTCCTGGAAATCGCCGGATACGCACGCCGGGTTCATCCGAAGCCCTATCTTTTGCCCTCCTGGCAGATCCCCAATCTGGTGGTTCGGTTGATCGGACCGCTGTTTGGCCTGACGCAGGCATATATGACGAACCATCTCGGCATTCGCTTTGCTCTCGATAACAGGCGCAGCCAGTCTGAGTTGGGCATCGCCTACCGGCCATTCGAGCAGACGATGGCGGATCACTATCGCGGTTGGGCGCAACAGCGTCGCGCGATGGCGTAATTTCCCAAGCTGAAGCCGATTTAAGGAATGATGCAGTCATCAGGCAGGAGATTAATCATGCATTTTTCAGGAAAAATTATTTTGATCGTCGGCGCTTCCTCCGGCATGGGGCGGCTGCTTGCCCTGCGGCTTGCAGGCGAGGGTGCCAAGGTGATCGTTACGGCGCGGCGCGAGCCGATGCTCATCGAACTGGCCGAGGATATCCGTAGCGCCGGTGGCGATTGCCTCGCCATCGCGGCTGATGCAACCGATGCGGCGGCCGCCGCCGATGTGGTGAAAACCGTGATCGATCACTATGGCCGGATCGACATGATCTATCTGAATGCTGGTGGTGCTCCGGCCCTGGATATGCGGCTGATGAGCGCCAGTGACGTCAATGCCTGCATGCGTTTGAATTACGATGTCGTGGTCAACTACCTCTTCCCGGTTTTGAAGCAGATGATGAAACAGGGCGGCGGCTATGTCGCCCATACCAATTCGTTAGCCGGGTTTCTCGGCGTGCCGCTTCAAGGCCCTTATTCAGCAGCCAAGGGAGCGGCGATGCTGCTCATTGACACCTGCCGCATCGAATTTGCCCGCTATGGCATTAAGTTCACCACCGTTTATCCGGGGTTTGTCGCCACTGAGGCAACAGCTGCTGATGGGATGCCAGCGCCCCTTGAGATTTCGGCGGACAAGGCCGTTGACCACATCCTGTATGCGCTAAGGAATGAGAAGGCGGATTATCTGTTCCCTTTCACGATGCGCTGGTTAATCCGGCTGGCCCATATTCTGCCCAAGCCACTAACGCTGTGGATTTTGGGCAAGTCGATGCCAGCGCTACCCGAGATCGGACATACACAACCGATATCGACCTGACCGGTGGTTTTCGAGAGCCTTACCACGGGACGAATACTGCATCGGCCATCAAGGCCGACACATCAACAATGAGGTAATGCATCCTGATGCAAGACATCGAGTCCGCGGTTTTCGATCTTGATGAAACATTGCTCAACTGGGATTCAACCGCCGCCTGGATTTTGGAGCGGGTGCGGGGATCTGGCTGGCGCTTTGTGCTGGCGGCATTGGCATTGCCTTTCGCCGGTCCATTGATTGTGTTTCCGCCGCTGCGGCGTTGGGGAACCTCGGTCTTTCTCTGGATCACCACGTTCGGACTTTCCGAACATGCCTTGAAGGCCTCTTTCGCCCGTTTTGCCGACAGGGTTAACGCAGGCAAACAGCCAAGGCTAGCCTGGCATGATAAAGGCCTGGCCGAGCTTCGGCATTATTTGAACCAAGGCAGTCGGGTGGCCGTCGCAACCGGAGCGCCGCTGTGGATAGCTGCGCCGCTTGCAGCGTGCATCGACAGTCGTATTCAGGTGGTTGGATCGGGATTACACCACGTTCTCGGTGGCTGGGTTCTCAGCGATCATTGTCGCCATGAAAGAAAATGCATAGCGCTTGGCGGTATTGGATTTCAGGGGAGATGGACTGTGGCCTACACGGACAGCTTAGATGATCTACCGATTTTAATACGGGCGACACGGGCGTTTGCCATTAATAGTTCCTCCAGGAAAAGAAAGAAATTCGACGCCAACGGATTGAATATTCAGTATTTGAACTGGTGAGCCGTTGTGTTGATGACGGAATGAGGGATAGGAGGATTCATTGAAAATGAATCCTCCTATCAAAACGTCAAGGGGTTCCTGCCACACTCTCGTGCCTGACATCTCTGGCGTTAGACGATTAAGCCCTTCATCGGCTGAACACTGTCCGAGCCTGGAAACACAACACTGGCCAGATGACCGGCACTGGCGCCGAGCAGATCGACCGCCATGCCTTTGATGACGGCGCGGATGTCGGTGGTGGCGGCCAGATCCCGGCCTTCGAACAGTTGGTTCTGCTTCAGCCCCGGCCAGTCGGTGATGACGCGGCCACCCCGCACGGCACCGCCAGCGAGGAAGGCAGTCGTGCCGGTGCCGTGATCGGTTCCATCAGTGCCGTTGATCCGTGCCGTGCGACCGAACTCCGTTGCAACGATGATCGCCGTATCCTTCCATGCGGGTCCAAGTTCCTGTTCGAAGGCGGCAATAGACTTGTCGAGGCCAGCCAGAAGCTTTGCCAGCCGGTCGATTTCCTGTGCGTGGGTATCCCACCCCTCGAAGGCGAGTGCTGCGACACGCGGGCCATCCTGTTGAGCCAGCAACCGGGCAGCGCCGCGGGCCATCTGCTCCATGCCGTTCGGATCGCCGGGGCCGCCCTTTGATTTCATGTCGAGGCCGGATGCGATCTTGCCGGTCTGGATGCCTTCGATCAAAAGTTTCGAGAGCATCGGGTCCGTGCGGCCATAAAGATCCATCAGGCGCGGCGCAAGGTCGCCGTCGGCGGGTCTGAGCACTGATGGTGCCCAGCCGAGTACGGGTGCCTTGCCGCGAATGACAAGCGGTGCGGTTGCCCCAACGGAAAGCCCCTGCACGCGTTCTGCCGCACCGGGAGCGATCTTGTCGCCGGCTGGCAGTCCTTCAAGCAGGCGGTTCATCCAGCCGGTTTCGACATGTCCGGGCGTCGGAAAACCGGACTCAAGCACATCCTGTCCGTCGAAATGCGAGCGCTCACGATAGGCGGTGGCACTGGCATGCACCACGGCGGCATGATTGGCGCGGAACAGGCGTTGGAAATTCGGCATCGAGGGATGCAATCCGAAAAAGCCATCAAGCGGCAGCACTGGCTTGTCTCCATCGAGCCGCAGCGCAATCGACTGGCGCAGGCCTTCATAATCGGGATCGCCGATGGGCGGTACGGCGGTCAGCCCATCCAGCGCGCCGCGCAGGATGATGGTGACGAAGCGGGGATCGCGCCCGCCAGCCGCATGGGCAAAGCGCGGCATGAAGGCCCAGGCAAACAAGGCGCCGGATGTGCCGAGAACGGCGCGGCGGGTGGGGGAGAGGTTTTCGCACAGCATGGTTCAGCGCCTCTGAAATTCGGGGGAAAGGAAAGCAATCGACAGGCCCTGCGGTCGGGTTTCCGCCCGGGAAATCGCCTGCAAGGTATCGGCGGTGAGAAGCGGCCCCAGCCGGTCACCGGCAAAGGCACGGGGGTCGATCTGACCCTGGATCTGATGGGCAAACAGGTTGGCCGCATCGATACGGGTCGCCAGAGATTCCGACGAGGCCCAGGCATCGGTGACGTCGGAAAAACCGTTCGGACCGGCGGGGTTCCACAGCGGCTGACCAAGCGCATTCAGCATGGAAATGATCTGCTCCGGCTTCGGCCTGATCCCGCTGGTGCGCAGCATCGCCGCCACATAATCCTGTGGCATGCGCATTTTCGTCAATGTCGGGTTCCAGGCTTCGTCGGCCTCGACAAGGGCTGTGTAGACAGCCGAAAGATCGCCCTGCGACTTGGTATAGGCGGCGGCCAGTTTCGTCACCAGGGCCGGTGGCGGCTGGTCGGCGACGAAATAGCGGACAAGTTTCATTGCGATATGTCTGGCCGTTGCCGGGTGGCGGGCGAGGTCGCGCAAGGCGGTGCGGCCCTGTTCCACATTGCCCTCGGCATAGGTCATGCCCATCACCGTGTGGTCGCCCGGTTCATGGGCATTGGCGTTGAAGATGAATTTGCCTTGTGGGCCTGGGCGCTTTTCATCGCGGTAGAAGGTCCAGCCGGTAATAATCCGCGCCAGCGACGTCACATCTGCCTGGCTATAGCCACCATCGACGCCGAGCGTGTGCAGTTCCATGATCTCACGGGCCAGATTTTCATTGAGGCCCCGCTTGCCGTTCTTGTTGGCGGGCGAGGTCGGGCCGATGGATTGCTGGTTATCGAGGAAAACCAGCATGGCCGGGTGGGTTTCGACCGCCAGCAGCATGTCTTCGAACCT is a genomic window containing:
- a CDS encoding class II aldolase/adducin family protein, with the protein product MAKFMAQRQEIADMSRYFADNGYFAGTGGNIGVRVDRKLMAVTPSASDYYTVEAKDVVILDIETLDIVEGDKTPTIEKGLHARMLLMHPNRHASVHTHQPIASAVALLHEKLPWPRGSDLNELGPHVALIPYRPSGTGMLAKIFAKSLRPDIFAYLLASHGVICAGADLKTAAGMIRKIEAAAAAHLRERINKHVNLDRQLQAFILNVLDKAETKGA
- a CDS encoding aspartate aminotransferase family protein, with product MNMAARNSELSYSISAWPDNKDLMDRLNALLKQPPKGISKANMPKVLDYFEQKCQTSKAWAARAAEVIPGGVQHNLAFNYPFPIAATKVDGAYMWDADGNRYTDFLQAGGPTLLGSNYLPVREKVHQLIDECGPVTGLLHEYEFKLAEIIRKFMPGIEMFRMLGSGTEACMGAIRLARAHTGKKWVIKVGGDYHGWSDQMVYGMRVPGTGRREATGIPKGVTGYTQEVFPNEIGTLRRKLLLNRIRGGTAAVILEPLGPESGTRPVTPEYNREVRKLCDEFGALLIFDEVVTGFRVGMGGAQGYFNVKPDITVFGKCLTGGYLMAGGIGGRKDIMMTLVGGIGTSSKRAFVGGTLSANPLSCVAGYYAIEEMARTNAPVVAGRAGDRLAKGLKEILNRLGLPYVVYNMGSIVHLQTSAVLLMSMRNPIKLMREANPRKHLMEEMGAAYMAHGILTLAGSRIYTSMADTDEVIDDALERFETVFRLV
- a CDS encoding alpha-hydroxy-acid oxidizing protein; its protein translation is MQQNFGDFQNEIYLAGLSGKMPLLPVDFAGLETQAREAMSPSVWSYVSGGCGDEFTQRNNVEAFNGYGIVPRMCNGAAKRDLSVPLFGRTLPAPVFLSPIGVIGLCSADNHGDLRVAEAAAKTGVPMMASTLSQDPMEDVAKALGDAPGYFQLYTPRDRDLALSFISRAENAGFEALVVTLDTWVTGWRPRDLNSANFPQLRGLCLANYVSDPYFTKRLKKPVAEDPAAAIFEWVNIFGHIMTWEDLKWIREATRLPIVLKGICHPDDARRAADTGIDAIQCSNHGGRQANGGIAAISMLNDVIRAVPDIPVLFDSGVRSGTDVAKALAMGAAAVGIGRSYAYALAAGGTEGVVHHLRCMLAESDLLMAVNGYPAIADLRNAGVRQTR
- a CDS encoding NAD-dependent epimerase/dehydratase family protein; protein product: MQETMLVTGGSGFVASHLILQLLEMDATVHTTVRSLRNVAKTRPLTDMQARFPGKLKLYEADLLTPGSFDAAMAGCSIVFHVASPFKLPEKIKDGQREMVEPALQGTRNVLGSVNRTESVRRVVMTSTIGAIFGDYIDVRSMKNNTVAEEYFNTSSNVQNNPYHFSKVLAEKEAWKIQREQNRWSLTTINPGMVLGPSLTPASESGSLFLLDEMFKGYFFYGMPDLSLACVDVRDVAQAHIRAALNPDAKGRYILAENHTRTFLEIAGYARRVHPKPYLLPSWQIPNLVVRLIGPLFGLTQAYMTNHLGIRFALDNRRSQSELGIAYRPFEQTMADHYRGWAQQRRAMA
- a CDS encoding SDR family NAD(P)-dependent oxidoreductase; this encodes MHFSGKIILIVGASSGMGRLLALRLAGEGAKVIVTARREPMLIELAEDIRSAGGDCLAIAADATDAAAAADVVKTVIDHYGRIDMIYLNAGGAPALDMRLMSASDVNACMRLNYDVVVNYLFPVLKQMMKQGGGYVAHTNSLAGFLGVPLQGPYSAAKGAAMLLIDTCRIEFARYGIKFTTVYPGFVATEATAADGMPAPLEISADKAVDHILYALRNEKADYLFPFTMRWLIRLAHILPKPLTLWILGKSMPALPEIGHTQPIST
- a CDS encoding HAD family hydrolase, whose protein sequence is MQDIESAVFDLDETLLNWDSTAAWILERVRGSGWRFVLAALALPFAGPLIVFPPLRRWGTSVFLWITTFGLSEHALKASFARFADRVNAGKQPRLAWHDKGLAELRHYLNQGSRVAVATGAPLWIAAPLAACIDSRIQVVGSGLHHVLGGWVLSDHCRHERKCIALGGIGFQGRWTVAYTDSLDDLPILIRATRAFAINSSSRKRKKFDANGLNIQYLNW
- a CDS encoding DUF1501 domain-containing protein; translation: MLCENLSPTRRAVLGTSGALFAWAFMPRFAHAAGGRDPRFVTIILRGALDGLTAVPPIGDPDYEGLRQSIALRLDGDKPVLPLDGFFGLHPSMPNFQRLFRANHAAVVHASATAYRERSHFDGQDVLESGFPTPGHVETGWMNRLLEGLPAGDKIAPGAAERVQGLSVGATAPLVIRGKAPVLGWAPSVLRPADGDLAPRLMDLYGRTDPMLSKLLIEGIQTGKIASGLDMKSKGGPGDPNGMEQMARGAARLLAQQDGPRVAALAFEGWDTHAQEIDRLAKLLAGLDKSIAAFEQELGPAWKDTAIIVATEFGRTARINGTDGTDHGTGTTAFLAGGAVRGGRVITDWPGLKQNQLFEGRDLAATTDIRAVIKGMAVDLLGASAGHLASVVFPGSDSVQPMKGLIV
- a CDS encoding DUF1800 domain-containing protein, which produces MSNSNDVDAALALWRFGLGAADGGITAIKDAPRDLLKEEITERAVPTPVGAQLRSSSDLLVALYDYQKQVKAERDKQPAAGAMAGAAMAGANAMQGAGGTSQAAGMQGNAMQAGAMPPQSMDKKPDMPVSKRPYFPQQILLAEADARFNGTIHQPLIGFGERLAMFWANHFSVAISKGGEVHILAGAFEREAIRPHVFGRFEDMLLAVETHPAMLVFLDNQQSIGPTSPANKNGKRGLNENLAREIMELHTLGVDGGYSQADVTSLARIITGWTFYRDEKRPGPQGKFIFNANAHEPGDHTVMGMTYAEGNVEQGRTALRDLARHPATARHIAMKLVRYFVADQPPPALVTKLAAAYTKSQGDLSAVYTALVEADEAWNPTLTKMRMPQDYVAAMLRTSGIRPKPEQIISMLNALGQPLWNPAGPNGFSDVTDAWASSESLATRIDAANLFAHQIQGQIDPRAFAGDRLGPLLTADTLQAISRAETRPQGLSIAFLSPEFQRR